A single window of Gossypium arboreum isolate Shixiya-1 chromosome 13, ASM2569848v2, whole genome shotgun sequence DNA harbors:
- the LOC108463465 gene encoding cytochrome P450 CYP736A12-like produces the protein MYYSMLAILLVLLVPLCSFVYFFRPRNHHKNGRKPPPGPAPLPIIGNLHMLGNLPHQTLHHLGKKYGPIMSIKLGYVPTIVVSSPEAAELFLKVHDLVFASRPNLQSTEYLTYSGKGLAFAPYGSYWRTVRKWCTLHFLSASKIEYFAPVRKEEVVSLVKSVRKTVTAGETVDLSRKLGKVMEVMMCKVIFGQSMDDKFQFKPLVDETMLLAGIFNLSDYLPFLAPLDLQGYRRRLKRTSNGLHAIFDKMIDEHLQGTNAKEQKPYTDFFHVMVSLLDTPMNPNDEEQRYIIGRENIKAIMVDMVAASFDTTTTAIEWTLAELLRHPSVMAALQQELERTVGRHRMVEESDLPKLAYLDMVIKESLRLHPVAPLLIPRESTEDITIDGYFIPKKSRILVNVWSIGRDHKVWSNNAEEFFPERFKDSNIDVRGHDFQLIPFGSGRRGCPGMQLGLTTMSLIIAQLVHCFDWELPDGMLPDELDMTEKFGLTLPRANHLLANPTYRLVG, from the exons ATGTATTATTCAATGTTAGCCATTCTCTTGGTACTCCTTGTACCTCTTTGTTCCTTTGTCTACTTCTTCCGCCCACGAAACCACCACAAAAATGGCCGGAAACCTCCACCCGGTCCTGCTCCTCTTCCCATTATTGGTAACCTCCATATGCTAGGGAACCTTCCTCACCAAACCCTTCACCATCTTGGCAAAAAATATGGACCCATAATGTCAATAAAGCTAGGCTATGTACCGACGATTGTGGTATCATCACCTGAAGCCGCTGAACTGTTCCTCAAGGTCCATGACCTTGTTTTTGCTTCCAGGCCTAACCTCCAATCTACCGAGTACTTGACCTACAGTGGCAAGGGCTTGGCTTTTGCCCCCTACGGTTCCTATTGGCGTACTGTACGGAAATGGTGCACTTTGCACTTCCTTAGTGCCTCAAAAATCGAATATTTTGCCCCGGTTAGGAAGGAAGAGGTGGTGTCATTGGTTAAATCGGTGAGGAAGACAGTGACGGCAGGTGAGACGGTGGACCTTAGCCGGAAGTTAGGTAAGGTTATGGAAGTAATGATGTGTAAAGTGATTTTCGGGCAGTCCATGGATGATAAATTCCAATTTAAACCGCTAGTTGACGAGACCATGCTCTTGGCTGGGATTTTCAATCTATCAGATTATCTACCTTTTCTTGCTCCACTTGACCTTCAG GGATATAGAAGAAGGCTTAAGAGGACAAGCAATGGGCTTCACGCAATTTTTGACAAAATGATTGATGAACATTTACAAGGGACTAACGCCAAGGAACAAAAACCTTACACAGATTTCTTTCATGTAATGGTTTCATTGTTGGATACACCCATGAACCCTAACGATGAAGAGCAGCGGTACATCATTGGTAGAGAAAACATCAAGGCCATAATGGTGGACATGGTGGCAGCTTCATTTGACACCACAACTACAGCCATTGAGTGGACACTTGCAGAGCTTCTAAGGCACCCTTCAGTCATGGCTGCTCTCCAACAAGAACTGGAAAGAACTGTTGGAAGGCATAGAATGGTAGAAGAGTCGGACCTACCGAAGCTTGCTTACTTAGATATGGTCATTAAAGAGAGTTTAAGGTTGCATCCAGTGGCGCCCTTACTAATTCCACGTGAGTCGACAGAAGATATCACCATTGATGGATATTTCATTCCAAAGAAGTCGCGGATTTTAGTGAATGTTTGGTCCATCGGGCGAGACCATAAAGTATGGTCAAACAATGCTGAAGAGTTCTTTCCAGAAAGGTTCAAGGATAGCAACATAGACGTTCGAGGACATGATTTCCAACTCATCCCGTTCGGGAGTGGCCGTAGAGGATGTCCTGGAATGCAGTTGGGGTTGACCACCATGAGTCTAATTATAGCTCAATtagttcattgctttgattgggAGTTGCCTGATGGGATGTTACCTGATGAACTTGATATGACTGAAAAGTTTGGGCTCACGTTGCCAAGGGCTAATCATTTGCTTGCAAACCCAACTTACCGTTTAGTTGGTTAA